A stretch of the Arthrobacter sp. PAMC 25486 genome encodes the following:
- the murJ gene encoding murein biosynthesis integral membrane protein MurJ: protein MSNEERVQIPPKPTAAPRVAAHLLSMDTSMLAAVQASPHSAMQADPYTQSQSLVTDATDGTAGRAPSSAAGTSADGTSTGRESTGGTSAARSGASMAIGTLASRILGFIKGMVLAIAIVGTPVADIFEGSNYLPNLIFVMLAGGVFNAVLIPQIAKASKDPDRGTEFISRLLTIGILGLLGLTVVVMLLVVPIMGLTMSFTGRNMELAITFGLFLLPQIFFYGLYSLLGQVLNAHNAFKAYAWAPVINNVVAIAGLLVFIAVAGSAAATPHTVENWTLGETWMLAGTATLGIVVQAAVLIIPVHRLGLNLRPKFGLKGTGLGSTAKIASWTMGTMIIGNLFFLVILRVATIPTGGDSEAAPQSDVPGMFVLSRATELYIMPHSIIALSIATVMFTAMAHAAASKDLSGVRSSLSTALRTTGIATVFAGIALVVLSGPFGMLFSGNQPDVGRQVAITLAILAIGAPFYSINFILNRVFYAQENAKTPFIIQCIMVGIGLCTALAASQLPHEWIIYGLALSYTISNVSAPIISHFFLRAKLGDYGGGLILRAHMRYLIAALVAGIAGEVILRFFGSSTPEGFMWSSIAASAIVLAVVGTAMAIIYIVILKQLRVAEVDALLNPLLAKVRNRLPSR, encoded by the coding sequence ATGTCTAACGAAGAACGGGTTCAGATCCCGCCAAAACCCACCGCAGCGCCACGGGTGGCAGCCCACCTGCTCAGCATGGACACCTCAATGCTGGCAGCCGTGCAGGCTTCCCCGCATTCGGCCATGCAGGCGGACCCGTACACCCAGTCGCAGTCGCTGGTGACCGATGCCACCGACGGAACCGCCGGCCGTGCGCCGTCGTCCGCTGCAGGAACAAGCGCTGACGGAACAAGCACCGGCAGGGAAAGTACCGGAGGGACAAGCGCAGCACGTTCCGGCGCCTCCATGGCCATCGGGACACTGGCATCGCGCATTCTGGGTTTCATCAAGGGCATGGTGCTGGCCATCGCCATCGTCGGCACCCCGGTCGCCGACATCTTTGAGGGTTCCAACTACCTGCCAAACCTGATCTTTGTGATGCTTGCCGGCGGCGTCTTCAATGCGGTGCTGATTCCGCAGATCGCCAAGGCCAGCAAGGATCCGGACCGGGGCACCGAATTCATTTCCCGGCTGCTGACCATTGGCATTCTTGGCCTGCTGGGCCTCACTGTGGTGGTCATGCTCCTGGTGGTTCCCATCATGGGGCTGACCATGTCATTCACGGGCAGAAACATGGAACTCGCCATCACTTTTGGTCTGTTCCTTTTGCCGCAAATCTTCTTTTACGGCCTGTATTCCCTGCTGGGCCAGGTGCTCAACGCGCACAACGCCTTCAAGGCCTACGCGTGGGCGCCGGTCATCAACAATGTGGTGGCCATTGCTGGACTCCTGGTTTTCATTGCCGTTGCCGGCAGCGCCGCAGCCACCCCTCACACCGTGGAGAACTGGACCCTGGGGGAAACCTGGATGCTGGCCGGCACGGCCACCCTGGGCATCGTCGTCCAGGCCGCTGTGCTGATCATTCCAGTGCACAGGCTGGGCCTGAACCTTCGCCCCAAGTTTGGGTTGAAGGGCACGGGGCTTGGCTCAACCGCCAAGATTGCCAGTTGGACCATGGGCACCATGATCATCGGCAATTTGTTCTTCCTCGTCATCCTGCGGGTCGCCACCATCCCGACGGGCGGGGACAGTGAAGCCGCCCCACAATCCGACGTTCCTGGCATGTTCGTATTGAGCCGCGCCACCGAGCTGTACATCATGCCGCATTCGATCATTGCCCTGTCCATCGCCACGGTGATGTTTACGGCCATGGCCCATGCGGCTGCCAGCAAGGACCTCTCGGGGGTGCGCAGCTCGCTGTCCACGGCACTGCGCACCACCGGCATCGCCACGGTGTTTGCCGGCATCGCGTTGGTGGTGCTTTCCGGCCCCTTTGGCATGCTCTTCTCCGGCAACCAGCCCGACGTCGGCCGGCAGGTGGCCATCACCCTGGCCATTCTTGCCATCGGAGCCCCGTTTTACAGCATCAATTTTATCCTTAACCGGGTGTTTTATGCCCAGGAGAATGCCAAGACGCCGTTCATTATTCAGTGCATCATGGTGGGGATTGGTTTATGCACGGCACTGGCTGCCAGCCAGCTGCCGCATGAATGGATCATTTATGGGTTGGCGCTCAGCTACACCATCAGCAATGTTTCCGCCCCGATCATCAGCCATTTCTTCCTCCGCGCAAAGCTCGGTGATTACGGTGGTGGCCTGATCCTGCGGGCGCACATGCGCTACCTGATTGCTGCCCTGGTCGCCGGCATTGCAGGCGAAGTCATACTTCGCTTCTTTGGCAGTTCCACACCTGAGGGATTCATGTGGTCATCCATTGCCGCCTCCGCAATAGTCTTGGCGGTGGTGGGCACCGCCATGGCGATAATTTATATTGTTATTCTCAAACAATTGCGTGTCGCCGAAGTGGATGCCCTGTTGAATCCCTTGCTGGCCAAAGTTCGCAACCGCCTGCCATCCCGGTAG
- the trxB gene encoding thioredoxin-disulfide reductase — MKEEEHPPVSTEVTPASDVRDVIIVGSGPAGYTAAIYTARADLKPLMIAGSVTAGGELMNTTDVENFPGFPDGIMGPDLMENLGQQAEKFGTEVMYDDVTSVELEGAVKTVTLADGQEFKARTVIVSTGSAYRALGVEGEKRLVGHGVSSCATCDGFFFKGQDIAVIGGGDSAMEEAIFLTKFADTVTVVHRRDTLRASKIMADRALNHPKIKFIWNSEVVAVDGEAKVTGIRLNNLLTGEASELAVTGVFVAIGNDPRVDLVKGVLELTAAGTIAVEGRSSKTSLPGVFAAGDVVDPTYRQAITAAGSGCVAALDVEHFLAEQES, encoded by the coding sequence ATGAAGGAAGAGGAACACCCACCCGTGAGCACTGAAGTTACCCCCGCAAGCGACGTTCGTGATGTCATCATCGTTGGTTCCGGCCCCGCTGGTTACACGGCGGCCATTTACACCGCCAGGGCGGATCTGAAGCCTCTCATGATCGCTGGATCTGTGACGGCCGGTGGCGAGCTGATGAATACCACCGACGTGGAAAACTTCCCAGGCTTCCCCGATGGCATTATGGGTCCTGACCTCATGGAAAACCTTGGCCAGCAGGCTGAAAAGTTTGGTACCGAGGTGATGTACGACGACGTCACTTCAGTCGAGCTTGAGGGTGCGGTAAAGACTGTCACCCTGGCCGACGGCCAGGAATTCAAGGCTCGCACCGTTATTGTCTCCACCGGATCCGCTTACCGCGCTTTGGGTGTGGAGGGCGAGAAGCGCCTTGTTGGCCACGGAGTCAGCTCCTGTGCCACCTGCGACGGCTTCTTCTTCAAGGGCCAGGACATTGCGGTGATTGGCGGTGGCGACTCAGCCATGGAGGAAGCCATCTTCCTGACCAAGTTTGCCGATACTGTCACGGTTGTACACCGCCGTGACACCCTGCGCGCCTCCAAGATCATGGCCGATCGGGCCTTGAACCACCCGAAGATCAAGTTCATTTGGAACTCAGAAGTTGTTGCCGTTGATGGTGAAGCCAAGGTCACTGGCATTCGCTTGAACAACCTTCTGACGGGTGAAGCGTCTGAACTTGCCGTCACCGGCGTATTCGTTGCCATAGGCAACGATCCCCGTGTTGACTTGGTCAAGGGCGTGCTGGAACTGACAGCTGCCGGAACCATTGCAGTTGAGGGCCGGTCCTCCAAGACAAGCCTGCCCGGCGTATTCGCTGCCGGCGACGTCGTTGACCCCACCTACCGCCAGGCCATTACAGCAGCCGGATCAGGATGTGTTGCCGCGTTGGACGTGGAGCACTTCCTGGCCGAGCAGGAATCCTAA
- the trxA gene encoding thioredoxin, which translates to MSNAKSASDATFDELVLKSEKPVIVDFWAEWCGPCRKVGPILDEISVEHSDKVDVVKVDVDANPAISAKYGITSIPAIYLFEGGEVKGTVIGARPKQYIEKEFADFLK; encoded by the coding sequence ATGAGCAACGCCAAGAGCGCATCAGATGCAACATTCGATGAGTTGGTCCTGAAGTCAGAAAAGCCTGTCATCGTGGATTTCTGGGCAGAATGGTGTGGGCCCTGCCGCAAGGTTGGTCCCATCCTGGACGAGATCTCCGTGGAGCACTCGGACAAGGTCGATGTCGTCAAGGTGGACGTCGACGCCAACCCGGCGATTTCGGCCAAATACGGAATCACCTCCATCCCTGCCATCTACCTGTTCGAGGGCGGGGAAGTTAAGGGCACCGTCATTGGCGCCCGGCCCAAGCAGTACATTGAAAAAGAATTTGCTGATTTCCTGAAATAG
- a CDS encoding HNH endonuclease, with protein MDAIEGLRWHQNRCAAFAARLIERLRSAVALEGSILSLDLWQQNNSLSGMEAELAAILQIPEGSSSRLMAQATTLVRELPTTMEHLECGELGWEHAVIIAEETTLLRTSGIAAESISAFELLLLGKASRSTLPSFREKARRLRERRYPESIVPRTRRAYADRHMSKSHARDGMSWLSFFAPAPTVEGIWDQCTTTAQAAQGPHEERTLTQLRVDVAAAMLLNQSLADNQIYAPAATPEPAPAASPVPSEAAPTPTNPAASPVASAGDRQESACQESRASEAVDGDRTPSGGVPSGAEIAGAAGTNEPAIQPESSASSTPAFDAESYSIAVDPKTAPGSLPVDIDRREWFYPPWAIPVFHDPDYRDPSFREPDVRNLPDWIPNAKPPILVPLPTEQPGKHPIDSNEVPRACPSSNEAVWPPLPKVLPILLVPALSMIGATDEPAWMQGAGPISMEVARQLMSESSSMYRILVDPVSNEPLNSAPDSYRITKAMRTMLTIRDEYCQFPGCMAKASSTQIDHIKSFESGGNTTFDNLECLCLHHHLIKHFKDDKTRNGQYRANQNPERQRASLRGWVPRMESSGRVSWTSPTGRNYPAAINDRPLMQFPQWLQRLISEALIADSPDASEIGSPCHPEDLHCMSDGTPDDCPEEPIWFRPTNEDESILSQMAVERALQDPTLGLAEAS; from the coding sequence GTGGATGCCATTGAAGGACTTAGGTGGCACCAAAACCGCTGTGCCGCTTTCGCTGCGAGATTGATTGAAAGGCTGCGGTCCGCTGTTGCCCTGGAGGGCAGCATCCTGTCCCTGGATCTCTGGCAGCAGAACAATTCACTATCCGGCATGGAAGCCGAGCTTGCAGCCATACTGCAAATCCCTGAAGGGTCCTCGAGCAGGTTAATGGCCCAAGCCACCACCCTTGTACGCGAACTGCCAACCACCATGGAACATCTTGAGTGCGGCGAGTTGGGCTGGGAACATGCCGTCATCATCGCTGAGGAAACCACGCTGCTGCGCACCTCGGGCATAGCAGCAGAGAGCATTTCAGCGTTCGAGCTTCTGCTTCTCGGCAAGGCATCGAGGTCCACTCTCCCCAGCTTTCGGGAGAAGGCCCGCAGACTGCGTGAACGCCGCTACCCGGAGAGCATCGTCCCGCGCACCCGCCGTGCCTATGCGGACCGTCACATGTCCAAGAGCCACGCGCGGGACGGAATGTCATGGCTCAGCTTCTTCGCACCGGCACCCACCGTTGAAGGTATTTGGGATCAGTGCACGACCACCGCCCAGGCGGCTCAGGGGCCCCACGAGGAACGGACACTCACACAATTAAGAGTCGACGTCGCAGCCGCAATGCTCCTCAATCAAAGTCTTGCGGACAATCAGATCTATGCACCCGCAGCCACTCCCGAGCCTGCCCCCGCGGCGTCTCCCGTGCCGTCTGAAGCCGCTCCAACTCCCACCAACCCAGCCGCATCTCCTGTGGCCTCCGCTGGCGACCGTCAAGAGTCGGCCTGCCAAGAGTCGCGCGCATCAGAGGCAGTGGACGGTGACCGAACGCCTTCTGGTGGAGTCCCCTCCGGTGCTGAAATTGCTGGGGCTGCTGGAACCAACGAACCTGCCATACAGCCTGAATCCAGCGCCTCCTCGACACCGGCATTTGACGCGGAGTCATATTCTATTGCGGTGGATCCCAAAACAGCTCCAGGTAGCCTCCCCGTTGATATTGACCGTCGTGAATGGTTCTACCCACCTTGGGCCATCCCTGTCTTCCACGACCCTGACTACCGTGATCCCAGTTTCAGGGAGCCCGACGTCCGGAACCTACCCGATTGGATACCCAACGCGAAGCCTCCGATTCTTGTTCCGTTGCCAACAGAGCAGCCAGGCAAACATCCCATCGACAGCAATGAGGTTCCTAGGGCTTGTCCGTCCTCCAACGAGGCGGTGTGGCCGCCGCTTCCCAAGGTTCTGCCCATCTTGCTGGTCCCCGCATTGTCCATGATTGGAGCAACAGATGAGCCGGCTTGGATGCAGGGTGCTGGACCGATAAGCATGGAGGTGGCTAGGCAACTGATGTCTGAGTCGTCGAGCATGTACCGGATCTTGGTCGATCCCGTATCAAATGAGCCGTTGAATTCCGCTCCCGACTCCTACAGAATCACCAAGGCAATGCGCACCATGCTGACCATCAGGGATGAGTACTGCCAGTTCCCCGGCTGCATGGCCAAGGCAAGCAGTACCCAGATTGACCACATCAAGAGCTTTGAGAGCGGTGGCAATACTACCTTTGACAACCTTGAGTGCCTCTGTCTTCATCACCACCTGATCAAACACTTCAAGGACGATAAAACACGCAACGGCCAGTACCGCGCCAATCAAAATCCAGAACGCCAACGTGCAAGTCTTCGGGGATGGGTGCCACGTATGGAAAGCTCGGGACGTGTTTCATGGACGTCGCCAACTGGCAGGAACTATCCCGCTGCGATCAACGACAGACCACTCATGCAATTTCCGCAGTGGCTGCAAAGGCTCATCAGTGAAGCCCTCATCGCAGACTCCCCTGATGCATCTGAAATCGGCTCCCCTTGCCATCCAGAGGACCTGCACTGCATGTCAGATGGAACTCCAGATGACTGCCCGGAGGAACCTATCTGGTTCCGACCTACAAACGAGGATGAGTCCATCCTCAGTCAGATGGCAGTGGAACGAGCTTTGCAAGACCCGACCTTAGGGTTGGCTGAAGCATCATAA
- a CDS encoding NUDIX hydrolase gives MVHPVPRAPKRNPLPPAMGAQGMPAAQPVPSQLPTMEEVSAGGVVIEMHDGGPRVAIIARINRGGRLEWCLPKGHPEGAETHAEAAVREIEEETGIAGDVLAPLGSIDYWFTVSGHRVHKTVHHFLLRATGGFLTIENDPDHEAVDVAWVPLDELAKKLSFPNERRITDLARELLPVHF, from the coding sequence ATGGTTCACCCAGTGCCGCGCGCGCCCAAGAGGAACCCGTTGCCGCCGGCAATGGGCGCCCAGGGCATGCCCGCCGCACAGCCGGTCCCCAGCCAGCTGCCCACCATGGAGGAAGTCTCTGCCGGCGGTGTGGTTATTGAGATGCACGACGGCGGACCTCGGGTTGCGATCATTGCGCGCATCAACCGCGGTGGTCGGCTTGAGTGGTGCCTGCCCAAGGGTCATCCCGAAGGTGCCGAGACGCATGCCGAGGCTGCTGTCCGGGAGATTGAGGAAGAAACCGGGATCGCCGGGGACGTGCTGGCCCCCTTGGGCAGCATTGATTACTGGTTTACCGTCAGCGGCCACCGGGTGCACAAGACAGTCCACCATTTCCTGTTGCGGGCAACAGGCGGCTTTCTCACCATTGAGAACGACCCCGACCACGAGGCCGTCGACGTGGCGTGGGTTCCCTTGGATGAGCTGGCGAAGAAGCTCTCCTTCCCCAACGAACGCCGCATCACCGACCTTGCCCGGGAATTGCTGCCCGTGCATTTCTAG
- a CDS encoding CCA tRNA nucleotidyltransferase produces the protein MDLALDTSKFDPVVLELGRLFADAGYELSLVGGPVRDLFLGRTSPDLDFTTNATPEQILGVAKKWADSHWEMGRDFGTIGFRKRNRNKEVLLIEITTYRAEAYDPDSRKPIVAFGTSLVDDLQRRDFSVNAMALRLPEMELIDPFGGAADLAAGILRTPGAAEDSFSDDPLRMMRAARFASQLGFSLHSDVLAAMTGMAQRISIISAERVREELVKLICGAHPRAGVDILVDTGLAELVLPEVPALKLETDEHHRHKDVYQHSLQVLEQAASLETGPDGAVPGPDFILRFAALMHDVGKPKTRRFEPGGGVSFRHHDLAGAKLTAKRMKALRFDNDSIKAVSRLVELHMRFYGYGEAGWSDSAVRRYVTDAGPLLERLHRLTRSDVTTRNQRKAERLSFAYDDLEQRIAVLAEQEELDSIRPDLDGGAIMALLDIKPGRVVGRAYNHLLELRMEHGPLGPERAEAELRSWWTQQPESQPAEAARD, from the coding sequence ATGGATTTAGCGCTTGATACTTCAAAATTTGACCCGGTCGTCCTCGAGCTTGGACGGCTTTTTGCCGACGCCGGATACGAGCTTTCCCTTGTTGGCGGACCTGTGCGGGACCTCTTTTTGGGACGAACATCCCCTGACTTGGACTTCACCACCAACGCCACACCCGAGCAGATCCTCGGTGTGGCCAAAAAGTGGGCGGACTCGCATTGGGAAATGGGCCGGGACTTCGGCACCATCGGCTTCCGGAAACGCAACCGGAACAAGGAGGTGCTGCTCATAGAGATCACCACCTACCGTGCCGAGGCGTACGATCCCGACTCCCGCAAACCCATTGTGGCGTTCGGAACCTCTCTCGTGGACGATCTGCAGCGCAGGGACTTCAGCGTCAACGCGATGGCGCTGCGCCTGCCCGAGATGGAACTCATCGACCCGTTTGGCGGCGCTGCCGACCTTGCCGCCGGCATCCTGCGGACTCCGGGAGCCGCTGAGGACTCCTTCTCCGACGATCCACTGCGCATGATGCGGGCCGCCCGCTTCGCCTCCCAGCTGGGCTTTTCCCTGCACTCCGACGTGCTGGCGGCCATGACCGGCATGGCGCAACGGATCAGCATCATCTCTGCGGAGCGTGTCCGGGAGGAACTGGTGAAGCTGATTTGTGGTGCACACCCCCGGGCCGGTGTGGACATCCTGGTCGACACCGGGCTGGCCGAATTGGTGCTGCCGGAGGTACCCGCACTCAAGCTGGAAACCGATGAACACCACCGGCACAAGGACGTGTACCAGCACTCGCTGCAGGTGCTGGAACAGGCCGCATCCCTGGAAACAGGACCGGATGGCGCCGTGCCCGGCCCTGACTTTATCCTGCGTTTCGCTGCCCTGATGCACGACGTCGGCAAGCCCAAGACCCGCCGTTTTGAACCCGGCGGAGGGGTCAGTTTCCGCCACCATGATTTGGCCGGGGCGAAGCTCACAGCCAAGCGCATGAAGGCCCTGCGCTTTGACAATGACTCCATCAAGGCCGTGTCCCGGCTGGTTGAGCTGCACATGCGTTTCTACGGATATGGGGAAGCTGGCTGGAGCGATTCTGCTGTGCGCCGCTATGTGACGGATGCCGGTCCGCTGTTGGAGCGCCTGCACAGGCTGACACGTTCGGACGTGACAACACGCAACCAGCGCAAGGCAGAGCGGCTCTCCTTCGCCTACGACGACCTGGAACAGCGCATCGCCGTCCTGGCCGAACAGGAAGAACTAGACTCCATCCGTCCCGATCTGGACGGCGGCGCAATCATGGCCTTGCTGGACATCAAGCCAGGCCGGGTTGTGGGCCGCGCCTACAACCACCTGCTGGAACTTCGCATGGAACACGGACCCTTGGGGCCTGAAAGAGCCGAAGCAGAACTGCGCAGCTGGTGGACGCAGCAGCCAGAATCACAACCGGCAGAAGCTGCCAGGGACTGA
- a CDS encoding histidine phosphatase family protein — protein sequence MSNESAETIPASAAAIPGGPKLWLLRHGETEWSRSGQYTGLTDMPLTEVGEGQARSAQAALSGVELDLVLTSPLQRAHKTATLAGFPDAVVEPNAVEWDYGDYEGIDSAVVRAQNPGYLIWDDGVPNGESLESVAARADRIVERVRAVKRDDGAPANVLLVAHGHFLRILTARWLGLPGGEGRHFVLGTAKVCTLGWDKKTPAVEQWGL from the coding sequence ATGAGCAATGAATCTGCAGAAACCATCCCGGCCAGCGCCGCGGCCATCCCCGGCGGCCCCAAGCTGTGGCTGCTGCGCCACGGCGAGACCGAATGGTCCCGCAGCGGACAGTACACGGGACTGACCGACATGCCGTTGACAGAAGTGGGCGAAGGGCAGGCGCGCTCCGCGCAGGCCGCACTGTCCGGCGTCGAGCTCGACCTAGTGCTCACCTCACCGCTGCAACGGGCCCACAAGACGGCCACGCTGGCGGGCTTTCCCGACGCCGTGGTGGAGCCGAACGCCGTCGAATGGGACTACGGCGATTACGAAGGCATCGACAGTGCCGTGGTGCGGGCACAGAACCCCGGCTACCTGATTTGGGATGATGGCGTGCCCAATGGCGAGTCGCTGGAATCGGTGGCTGCCCGGGCGGACCGCATCGTGGAGCGGGTGCGTGCGGTGAAACGGGACGACGGTGCACCGGCGAACGTACTGTTGGTGGCGCACGGGCACTTCTTGCGCATCCTGACAGCCCGCTGGCTGGGTCTGCCGGGCGGGGAGGGTCGCCACTTTGTGTTGGGCACAGCGAAGGTCTGCACCCTCGGCTGGGACAAGAAGACTCCCGCCGTTGAGCAGTGGGGCCTGTAG
- a CDS encoding NAD(P)/FAD-dependent oxidoreductase, with protein sequence MVDVAVVGSGPNGLAAAVTMARAGLSVQLFEAADAVGGGTRTAELTLPGYRHDVCAAVHPMALASPFFQAFELARRIELLVPDISYGHPLDGGRAGIAYRNLERTAEGLGADGQAWRHLMQPLLNRLAGVVDFTQDNLLRFPRDPLAVLQYGLRTLAQGTPAWNLGFREDVAPAMLTGVGAHAIGRLPSLATSGAGLLLGVLAHAGGWPVPKGGTQAIADAMAADLVAHGGRISRSERIDSVAELRAATGAKAVICDTTPRALALMARPELPLRYIRQLESFKYGAGVFKVDFALSGPVPWTASELGQAPTLHLGGSREAIAFAEGEVLAGRYPADPYVLAVQPSVIDASRAPAGRHTFWAYTHVPSGSTRDCSEQVIAAVEKHAPGFRDLILASSAQTAQETGDYNANYIGGDIGSGAVTMAQLLRRPVISRDPWRTPAPGLYLGSASTPPGPAVHGMGGWFAARSALKNTFGLPTPPLGLDD encoded by the coding sequence ATGGTTGATGTAGCAGTTGTTGGCTCGGGGCCGAACGGCCTGGCGGCCGCCGTAACCATGGCCAGGGCAGGACTCTCCGTCCAGCTTTTCGAGGCTGCGGATGCGGTGGGCGGCGGTACCCGCACCGCGGAGCTGACACTGCCCGGGTACCGGCACGATGTATGTGCGGCCGTGCATCCAATGGCCCTGGCGTCACCGTTCTTCCAAGCATTTGAGCTGGCCCGGCGGATTGAGTTGTTGGTGCCCGACATTTCCTATGGACACCCGCTCGACGGCGGACGTGCCGGAATTGCCTACCGCAACCTCGAGCGGACAGCTGAGGGACTGGGGGCCGACGGGCAGGCCTGGCGGCACTTGATGCAGCCGCTGTTGAACCGACTAGCCGGCGTTGTTGACTTCACCCAGGACAATTTGCTCCGGTTCCCCCGCGACCCGCTAGCCGTGCTGCAATACGGCTTGCGGACCCTGGCCCAGGGCACGCCCGCGTGGAACCTGGGTTTCCGGGAAGACGTTGCCCCGGCCATGCTCACAGGAGTGGGGGCGCATGCGATCGGGCGGTTGCCATCGCTGGCCACATCCGGAGCAGGGTTGTTGTTGGGGGTGTTGGCACATGCCGGGGGATGGCCCGTGCCCAAGGGCGGCACACAGGCGATTGCCGATGCCATGGCCGCCGACCTGGTGGCCCACGGGGGGAGGATTTCACGCTCCGAACGGATCGACAGTGTGGCCGAACTGCGGGCGGCAACCGGTGCGAAGGCCGTCATCTGCGACACCACGCCCAGGGCATTGGCGCTCATGGCACGCCCTGAGCTGCCGCTACGTTATATACGCCAGTTGGAATCGTTCAAGTACGGTGCCGGCGTATTCAAGGTGGATTTTGCGCTGTCCGGCCCTGTGCCGTGGACGGCTTCTGAGTTGGGTCAGGCGCCCACACTGCACCTCGGGGGGTCGAGGGAGGCGATTGCCTTTGCCGAGGGCGAGGTGCTGGCGGGCCGGTATCCGGCAGACCCCTATGTTCTCGCCGTACAGCCGTCGGTCATCGACGCCAGCCGGGCACCTGCGGGCCGCCACACCTTTTGGGCCTACACACACGTGCCCTCCGGGTCCACGCGGGACTGCAGCGAACAAGTTATTGCCGCCGTGGAGAAGCACGCCCCGGGATTCAGGGACCTGATTCTGGCCAGTAGTGCGCAGACAGCGCAGGAAACGGGAGACTACAACGCCAACTATATTGGCGGGGACATCGGCTCCGGCGCCGTTACGATGGCGCAGCTGCTCAGGCGTCCGGTCATCTCCCGGGACCCGTGGCGCACTCCGGCGCCCGGACTGTATTTGGGCTCAGCCTCGACGCCGCCGGGTCCGGCAGTGCACGGCATGGGCGGCTGGTTTGCTGCCAGATCGGCGCTAAAAAACACCTTCGGCCTGCCCACGCCACCCCTCGGCCTGGATGATTGA